Proteins co-encoded in one Candidatus Eisenbacteria bacterium genomic window:
- the purH gene encoding bifunctional phosphoribosylaminoimidazolecarboxamide formyltransferase/IMP cyclohydrolase has product MESMKQGTQKTPGLVTVRRALLSAYNKQGLVPFARRLEALGIEIMASGGTARELTDAGIKVRSLDSLTGFSQLFGGRVKTLTPQVHGGILQRRGHAGDRGEAEEYGILPIDLVAVDLYPYDSVATDRSKDTADRVELIDIGGPTMLRASAKNHVSVVSICDRSDYDRVAGCLESGGGVPLELSRELACKTFAKTAAYDALIASTLGGIEPGTGIERFVWAGEKTRGVRYGENPGQDGGLYTAPGSLWEGLQVHQGKELSFNNLLDLVRGALIMREFASETKAVTTVIKHGIPAGTAKNETLEEALKRAWDGDALSAFGGVIFFNRQATAGCATFLKDLFFEIVVAPSWSGAALAIMSKKKRRIVLTWDLLKGSWDIPLKDTRWALDGFLIQDPLPPGPPFSSWKNVTDALSVDPRIQSDLEFAWTVCRHIRSNAIVLVKDGMTVGVGAGQTSRIDALEIAIHKAGRAGHDLQGSVLASDAFFPFSDVPERAAEVGVVAMAQPGGSVKDEESIALCREKGLQMFFTSQRIFTH; this is encoded by the coding sequence ATGGAAAGCATGAAGCAAGGAACGCAGAAGACCCCTGGTCTCGTGACGGTGCGCCGGGCGTTGCTGTCGGCCTATAACAAGCAGGGTCTGGTGCCCTTTGCCCGGCGGCTCGAAGCCTTGGGTATTGAAATCATGGCGAGTGGAGGAACGGCGCGGGAGTTGACGGATGCCGGCATTAAGGTCCGGTCACTCGACAGCCTCACCGGTTTCTCCCAACTCTTCGGGGGCCGCGTAAAGACACTGACACCGCAGGTCCATGGCGGGATCCTTCAGCGTCGCGGTCATGCAGGGGATCGGGGTGAGGCCGAGGAGTACGGTATTCTACCCATTGATTTGGTGGCGGTTGATCTCTATCCCTACGACTCGGTGGCGACAGACAGGTCAAAGGATACGGCGGATCGAGTCGAATTGATTGATATAGGCGGACCGACCATGCTGCGGGCCTCGGCGAAGAATCATGTGTCGGTCGTATCCATCTGTGATCGATCCGATTATGACCGGGTGGCCGGATGCCTCGAGTCGGGGGGCGGCGTCCCTCTCGAACTCTCCAGGGAACTCGCCTGCAAGACATTCGCAAAAACCGCAGCTTATGACGCCCTGATCGCTTCTACATTGGGCGGCATCGAGCCGGGCACCGGGATCGAGCGGTTTGTCTGGGCCGGTGAGAAGACCCGGGGCGTCCGGTATGGCGAGAACCCCGGCCAGGATGGCGGTCTGTATACGGCGCCGGGATCCTTGTGGGAAGGTCTTCAAGTTCACCAGGGGAAAGAACTCTCCTTTAACAATCTTCTCGATCTTGTCCGGGGCGCTCTCATCATGCGGGAGTTCGCCTCCGAGACAAAGGCCGTCACCACGGTGATTAAGCACGGAATCCCGGCTGGAACGGCGAAAAACGAAACATTAGAAGAGGCTCTCAAAAGAGCCTGGGATGGAGATGCCCTTTCGGCTTTCGGGGGCGTTATCTTTTTTAATCGGCAGGCGACGGCCGGGTGCGCCACATTTTTAAAGGACCTCTTTTTTGAGATCGTCGTGGCGCCCTCATGGAGCGGGGCGGCGCTTGCCATTATGAGTAAGAAGAAACGGCGGATTGTCCTGACATGGGATCTTCTTAAAGGTTCTTGGGACATCCCATTAAAAGATACGCGCTGGGCCTTGGACGGCTTCTTGATTCAGGATCCCCTTCCTCCAGGACCGCCTTTCTCATCCTGGAAAAATGTAACCGATGCATTGTCCGTTGATCCGCGGATCCAGTCTGATTTGGAATTTGCCTGGACAGTCTGCCGCCATATTCGCTCCAATGCGATTGTGCTGGTGAAAGATGGGATGACCGTCGGCGTCGGCGCCGGCCAGACAAGCCGGATCGATGCGCTGGAGATCGCGATTCACAAAGCCGGGCGGGCGGGTCACGATCTTCAAGGTTCCGTTCTGGCCAGTGACGCCTTCTTCCCCTTCTCCGATGTTCCGGAACGGGCGGCTGAAGTCGGCGTTGTCGCGATGGCGCAACCGGGCGGCAGCGTCAAGGATGAAGAGAGTATTGCGCTGTGCCGGGAGAAGGGTCTCCAGATGTTTTTTACATCGCAACGGATTTTCACGCACTAA
- a CDS encoding lytic transglycosylase domain-containing protein, whose product MTPLRFEKSFRAPRAGIPAVFIILFFLLSFPGLAAAVGSTDPGDWSWEDLGEELSRDWLDAFNKVRVMDARGLVERGQRRHLREESLWNEIQADLLNHPVLSGRDSILYILTATSPAAFLSLLTAPDLLFTARQWDPRGLLAVPMAAWLLKEDRPDEALELLQQRVVPPEDRAYLDLLLVEVGDARRDSSGAGAIALRLANGKPRHPLWSDFAIRGAYQLFYHGQYEAAWTLLDRRRHKTGNETIRTLWLRWRIRKWAPQLLTDSKSKEILVALAKEDCNSHQINILCDTLERWLEDDWIPEREDREALVQLLLKGNRPLTLHRFLGLDAPADSSRNGVETALAVNHWAQTGSLDRALAWADEFLLAPNLIQKERVLLARARIHRRRGRLDEMSQDAWEIWESTQDPVYAGLALWELARETEDILGPHGALPIYRTLAGRSGSGRWARRGAVRVGVLWLAMGKAESALAWWDSLGLGLGGSEMRRPGEPALIKLEEEPERLAAGLYWRGRAYEEMGLKEEAVKTWQRIVRPEISGYHGCLATRAVRSLRERGSSQTLWDEWDLEVRNDKTAWSPSTWANAVLEPGPGPDDPKFWVGRAARWGIWNELRRSAWVAGERARTSWESLSGEIQSALLYISGEEFQGLRTAQRIGHDERRIRLSYPLLYAALLIDRPLSPFFLWAIMRQESAMDRFAVSRAGAVGLLQLMPTVAVEVGRRWGLPSGPLTRPECNIPLGVAHLLEAFEADLAIPEALAAYNAGLGPSRRWKAEVDGLDFYVERIGYGETRDYVRRVLRDHDLYRSLCHPEP is encoded by the coding sequence ATGACGCCGCTCCGTTTTGAGAAAAGTTTCCGCGCCCCGCGCGCCGGCATCCCGGCCGTTTTCATTATTCTATTCTTTCTTCTGTCCTTTCCCGGCCTTGCGGCGGCTGTCGGTTCGACGGATCCCGGTGATTGGAGTTGGGAGGATTTGGGGGAGGAATTGTCCCGGGACTGGTTGGATGCCTTTAACAAAGTCCGGGTGATGGATGCCCGCGGATTGGTCGAGCGGGGACAAAGACGGCATCTGCGCGAGGAGAGTCTCTGGAACGAGATCCAGGCCGATCTACTGAACCATCCGGTCCTGTCAGGGCGGGACTCGATCCTCTACATCTTGACGGCGACCTCTCCGGCCGCCTTTCTCTCCCTTCTTACAGCCCCCGATCTTTTGTTTACGGCCCGGCAATGGGATCCAAGGGGATTGCTGGCGGTGCCGATGGCGGCTTGGCTGCTGAAGGAGGATCGTCCCGATGAGGCGTTGGAACTCCTGCAGCAACGGGTCGTTCCACCAGAGGATCGGGCCTATCTGGATCTCCTGCTTGTGGAGGTGGGAGACGCCCGGCGCGATTCGTCGGGAGCGGGGGCGATCGCCTTGCGCTTGGCCAATGGGAAGCCCCGTCATCCCCTCTGGTCCGATTTTGCCATCCGGGGCGCTTATCAGCTCTTCTATCACGGGCAATATGAAGCCGCCTGGACCCTCCTTGATCGCCGGCGCCATAAGACCGGGAATGAAACGATCCGCACCCTCTGGCTGCGTTGGAGAATCCGGAAATGGGCTCCTCAACTCCTCACGGATTCGAAATCAAAAGAGATCCTCGTCGCTCTCGCGAAAGAGGATTGCAATAGCCATCAAATCAACATCTTATGCGATACCCTTGAGAGATGGCTTGAAGATGATTGGATACCGGAAAGGGAAGATCGGGAAGCGCTGGTCCAGCTTCTTTTGAAGGGGAACCGCCCCCTGACCCTTCACCGATTTCTTGGTTTGGATGCGCCGGCTGATTCAAGCCGGAATGGGGTGGAGACCGCCCTCGCGGTCAATCACTGGGCGCAAACCGGTTCATTGGACCGGGCTCTTGCTTGGGCCGATGAGTTCCTCCTGGCTCCGAACCTGATTCAGAAGGAACGAGTCCTGCTGGCCCGCGCACGAATCCACCGGCGGAGAGGCCGTTTGGATGAGATGAGCCAGGATGCCTGGGAGATCTGGGAGTCAACGCAGGATCCGGTTTATGCCGGGTTGGCTCTCTGGGAATTGGCCCGGGAAACGGAAGATATCCTAGGCCCCCATGGGGCCCTTCCTATCTATCGTACACTGGCGGGCCGTTCGGGATCGGGGCGTTGGGCGCGACGGGGCGCTGTCAGAGTCGGTGTTCTATGGCTGGCGATGGGGAAGGCGGAATCGGCGCTCGCCTGGTGGGATTCCTTGGGACTCGGCCTGGGGGGGAGCGAAATGAGGCGGCCGGGAGAGCCTGCCCTCATCAAACTCGAGGAAGAACCGGAACGCCTGGCCGCCGGATTGTATTGGCGCGGCCGCGCCTATGAAGAGATGGGTTTGAAGGAGGAGGCGGTCAAGACCTGGCAGCGAATCGTCCGGCCCGAAATCTCCGGCTACCACGGTTGTCTTGCCACCCGAGCCGTCCGGTCGCTCCGTGAGCGGGGTTCCTCACAGACGCTTTGGGATGAGTGGGATCTCGAAGTTCGCAACGATAAGACCGCCTGGTCTCCTTCGACCTGGGCCAACGCCGTTCTGGAGCCCGGCCCCGGCCCTGACGACCCGAAATTCTGGGTTGGCCGGGCGGCCCGGTGGGGGATCTGGAATGAACTCAGGCGCTCTGCATGGGTCGCCGGGGAAAGGGCCCGGACCTCTTGGGAGTCGTTGTCGGGGGAGATCCAATCGGCCCTCCTTTATATATCGGGTGAAGAGTTCCAAGGTTTGCGCACCGCCCAGCGAATTGGCCATGATGAGCGTCGCATCCGGCTCTCTTATCCTCTCTTGTACGCGGCACTTCTCATCGACCGGCCTCTGTCCCCATTTTTTCTGTGGGCGATCATGCGTCAGGAGTCGGCGATGGATCGTTTTGCCGTTTCCCGGGCGGGAGCCGTCGGTCTTCTCCAACTCATGCCCACGGTGGCCGTGGAGGTGGGCCGAAGATGGGGATTGCCGTCCGGTCCCCTCACAAGACCCGAATGCAACATCCCACTGGGAGTGGCTCACCTTTTGGAGGCCTTCGAGGCGGATCTCGCCATCCCTGAAGCTCTCGCCGCCTATAATGCCGGATTAGGACCATCCCGGCGCTGGAAAGCTGAAGTCGATGGCCTTGACTTCTATGTGGAGAGGATTGGGTATGGGGAGACGCGCGATTATGTGAGACGGGTTCTTCGGGATCACGATCTCTACCGATCTCTTTGCCACCCAGAACCCTAG
- the secA gene encoding preprotein translocase subunit SecA, with translation MLDAVKQVATKAITSLFGTKYERDVKSLFPIVEQIKVEAALLCELSEEQLQAKTDEFRRRYQEGETLDELLPEAYATIYEACRRHVGRRWTVVGHETLWEMVPFDVQLMGAIVLHQGKIAEMATGEGKTLVAIFPLYLNAIAGLGCHLITVNDYLARRDSEWVGQILRYLGLTLGVIAHDIETAQRREAYKADVTYGTNNEVGFDYLRDNMASRKEDQVQRGHFFVIVDEVDSVLVDEARTPLIISGPVTQSRQKYDELRPKVESLVYAQNLLVAKFLKEAEQKLETEEDPYPAGIRLLQIRRAAPKNKRFLKLLADSPSLDKLIHRVESDFMRDKRLHELDEELYFSIDEKNSSLNLSDIGRQHMSPQDSDYFTLPDLSEELGAVDVDGSLDPKEKILKREAVHQRYAEKNDEIHSINQLLKAFCLFEKDVGYVVQDGKVLIVDEFTGRLMPGRRFSEGLHQALEAKERVKVEGETQTWATITLQNYFRLYDKLSGMTGTAETEAEEFIRIYNLDVVVIPTNESVRRIDYEDLIFRTRREKYNAILEEIEAYHKAGRPVLVGTISVEVSETLSRMLKRRGINHNVLNAKQHRKEAEIVQLAGLPGAVTIATNMAGRGTDIRLGPGVVKGKLCYIQTPEDEADCDACESVAACRKDMPCGLHIVGTERHESRRIDRQLRGRSGRQGDPGSSRFFLSLEDDLMRLFSPERLSGVLQKMGVEEGEVITHRLVTRAIEKAQKRVEAHHFEIRKHLLEYDDVMNQQREVIYELRQRVLEGEDLRGHLLEMVDEIVERKVSVHLGTGDHQDDWNLDELRSELGGTFLYPFNFELPEGVLVTRATILGEAVEQAHKAYDIREEVLSASIMRQVERYVFLRAIDDRWKDHLYEVDQLKGGIGLRAYGQKDPLIEYKREAFGMFAIMMDEIQEETLKMLFRVQIGQQPAPPPPDHQQRQLLRTQHAEHRTLGTGQTAGSGGGGQPVTVGAGVSKSGGEAAGRGKTLVRSQPKVGRNDPCPCGSGLKYKKCCGRPG, from the coding sequence ATGCTCGATGCGGTGAAACAAGTTGCTACAAAAGCGATTACATCGCTCTTCGGAACGAAATACGAGCGGGATGTCAAGAGCCTCTTTCCGATCGTCGAGCAGATAAAGGTAGAAGCTGCTTTGCTTTGCGAGCTGTCGGAAGAACAACTCCAGGCCAAGACGGACGAATTCCGTCGTCGCTATCAAGAAGGTGAGACACTTGATGAGCTTCTGCCGGAAGCCTACGCGACGATCTATGAAGCCTGCCGCCGCCATGTCGGCAGACGATGGACGGTGGTCGGCCACGAAACCCTTTGGGAGATGGTCCCCTTTGATGTTCAGCTGATGGGCGCCATTGTTCTGCATCAGGGCAAGATCGCTGAAATGGCGACGGGAGAAGGCAAGACCCTGGTGGCAATCTTTCCACTCTATCTCAACGCCATCGCGGGCCTCGGCTGCCACCTCATCACCGTGAATGATTACCTGGCCCGCAGAGACAGCGAGTGGGTCGGGCAGATCCTCAGATATTTGGGCTTAACATTGGGCGTCATTGCGCATGACATTGAAACGGCCCAGCGACGTGAGGCGTACAAGGCCGACGTCACCTATGGGACCAACAATGAAGTCGGCTTTGATTATCTGCGGGATAATATGGCGAGCCGGAAGGAGGATCAAGTTCAACGGGGCCATTTCTTTGTCATCGTTGACGAGGTCGATTCCGTGCTCGTCGATGAAGCGCGGACGCCGCTGATCATTTCCGGCCCTGTAACGCAAAGCCGCCAAAAATACGATGAACTGCGTCCCAAGGTGGAATCCTTGGTCTATGCGCAGAATTTATTGGTCGCAAAATTTCTCAAAGAGGCTGAACAAAAACTCGAGACGGAAGAGGATCCATATCCGGCCGGTATCCGGTTGCTTCAGATTCGCCGCGCCGCTCCAAAGAACAAACGATTCCTTAAGTTGCTGGCCGACAGCCCCTCCTTGGATAAATTAATCCACCGGGTAGAGTCGGATTTCATGCGGGATAAACGGTTGCATGAGCTGGATGAGGAACTCTATTTCTCGATCGACGAAAAGAACAGCAGCCTCAATCTCTCCGATATCGGCCGGCAGCATATGTCGCCTCAGGACTCTGATTACTTCACGCTTCCCGATCTCTCTGAAGAGTTGGGAGCGGTGGATGTTGATGGGAGTTTGGATCCCAAAGAGAAAATCCTGAAGCGCGAGGCGGTTCATCAGCGCTACGCCGAGAAGAATGATGAGATTCACAGCATCAATCAGCTTCTGAAAGCCTTTTGTCTCTTCGAGAAGGACGTCGGTTATGTTGTCCAAGACGGGAAAGTTCTCATCGTGGATGAATTCACCGGACGTCTTATGCCCGGCCGCCGTTTTTCCGAAGGCCTGCATCAAGCCTTGGAGGCCAAGGAGCGGGTTAAGGTCGAGGGGGAGACGCAGACCTGGGCGACTATTACACTTCAGAATTATTTCCGCCTCTATGACAAGCTGTCGGGCATGACCGGAACGGCGGAGACAGAGGCGGAGGAATTCATCCGGATTTACAATCTCGATGTCGTCGTCATACCCACGAATGAGTCGGTACGCCGTATCGATTATGAGGATCTGATTTTCCGCACACGGCGGGAAAAGTATAATGCCATCCTCGAAGAGATCGAGGCCTATCATAAGGCCGGCCGTCCGGTTTTGGTGGGAACGATCAGTGTCGAGGTTTCAGAGACGCTTTCCCGGATGCTGAAACGCCGGGGCATAAATCATAATGTTCTCAACGCAAAGCAGCACCGCAAAGAGGCTGAAATTGTACAATTGGCCGGATTACCGGGCGCGGTAACGATCGCCACGAATATGGCGGGCCGTGGAACGGATATCCGCCTGGGGCCTGGTGTCGTCAAGGGCAAGCTGTGCTATATCCAAACCCCCGAGGACGAAGCCGATTGCGATGCCTGTGAATCGGTCGCGGCCTGCCGGAAGGATATGCCCTGCGGTCTTCATATCGTCGGCACCGAACGGCATGAATCCCGCCGGATCGATCGCCAGCTCCGGGGGCGCTCCGGGCGGCAGGGTGATCCGGGATCCAGCCGCTTCTTCCTCTCTCTGGAAGATGATCTCATGCGTCTGTTCAGTCCCGAGAGATTGTCCGGGGTTTTACAAAAGATGGGTGTTGAGGAGGGTGAGGTCATTACCCACCGGCTGGTCACGCGCGCGATCGAGAAGGCTCAGAAGCGCGTTGAGGCGCATCATTTTGAGATCCGGAAGCACTTGCTTGAATACGATGATGTCATGAATCAGCAGCGCGAAGTGATCTATGAGCTCCGGCAGAGGGTGCTGGAGGGCGAAGACCTTCGCGGCCATTTGCTCGAGATGGTTGATGAAATCGTCGAACGCAAGGTCTCGGTCCATCTCGGAACCGGGGACCATCAGGACGATTGGAATCTGGACGAGCTCCGGTCCGAATTGGGCGGCACCTTTCTGTATCCGTTCAATTTTGAATTACCCGAAGGTGTTTTGGTCACCCGCGCCACGATTTTGGGCGAGGCGGTGGAGCAGGCTCATAAGGCCTATGATATTAGAGAAGAGGTTTTATCTGCTTCCATTATGCGCCAGGTTGAACGGTATGTTTTTCTCCGGGCGATCGACGATCGTTGGAAGGATCATTTGTATGAGGTCGACCAGCTGAAGGGGGGGATCGGTCTGCGAGCCTACGGGCAGAAGGACCCTCTCATCGAGTACAAGCGGGAGGCCTTCGGCATGTTCGCCATCATGATGGATGAGATACAGGAGGAGACGCTGAAGATGCTCTTCCGGGTTCAGATCGGCCAGCAACCGGCCCCGCCGCCGCCCGATCATCAGCAGCGGCAGCTCCTGAGGACCCAGCACGCGGAGCATAGGACACTGGGAACCGGTCAGACGGCCGGGTCCGGTGGGGGTGGGCAGCCGGTGACGGTTGGCGCCGGGGTCTCGAAATCGGGCGGGGAAGCGGCCGGACGGGGTAAGACACTGGTTCGCTCCCAGCCCAAAGTGGGTCGAAATGACCCGTGCCCCTGCGGAAGCGGGCTAAAGTACAAGAAGTGTTGTGGTCGACCTGGATAG
- the topA gene encoding type I DNA topoisomerase — protein MAKSLIIVESPAKARTIGRMVGNKYTVLASLGHIRDLPKSKLGVDLENNFSPAYTVIAAKKKIIKELKDAAKAADAVFLAPDPDREGEAIAWHLAEVLGKSASSYQRLIFHEITKNAVKHSLEHPQEIDQTKVGAQQARRIMDRLVGYLISPFLWSTIRYGLSAGRVQSVALRIVVDREIEIRAFVPQEYWSITANLLTDKGGKLTTKLHKINGKKPEITNEEEAKNLVEEAKSGSFKVSELKTTRRRRKPYAPYITSTLQQEAYKQLRSSAKKTMMVAQQLYEGLSVDGGDPVGLITYMRTDSTRISDEALSNVRDLVQSQFGSPYLPKEARLYRQKQRTQDAHEAIRPTDVTRTPDSLAKVLSKDQLSLYRLIWNRFVASQMSDQESDVTTVDVANGRLLFRASGTHLVFDGFTRLYRDTEENKDEDSVDLPELLEGDPLKLKRLEKKQHFTEAPPRYTEATLVKALEEKGIGRPSTYATIVSTILARDYVNRDKGRLLPTDLGETVVKLLIKTFPDIFNIDFTAKMEGELDGIEQGDVEWGHVVKDFYEPFQKDLAKAEESKSHLKEEIQEESDQECEKCGVKMVKKFGRNGPFLACPNYPECRFTKPLSPDEEPQKTDFKCEKCGAAMMLRRGRYGRFLACEHYPECKTTRAVPTGVPCARPDCSGGLVEKRSHRGRIFFGCDRYPDCDFAVWDRPVPVECPACKNPFLVEKETKTHGPHLYCPQCRFRGDRSLADGIVKEGVL, from the coding sequence ATGGCTAAATCATTGATTATTGTAGAGTCACCGGCGAAGGCGCGGACCATTGGACGCATGGTGGGAAACAAATATACGGTCCTTGCCAGTTTGGGGCATATCCGGGATCTGCCGAAGAGCAAACTCGGTGTGGATCTGGAGAACAACTTTTCTCCGGCCTATACGGTCATCGCGGCCAAGAAAAAGATAATCAAAGAATTGAAAGATGCCGCCAAGGCCGCCGACGCCGTTTTCCTGGCTCCTGACCCCGACCGCGAGGGGGAGGCGATCGCCTGGCATCTCGCTGAGGTGTTGGGTAAGTCGGCTTCAAGTTATCAACGCCTCATCTTTCATGAGATCACAAAGAATGCGGTGAAGCATTCTTTGGAACATCCGCAGGAAATAGACCAAACAAAAGTGGGCGCGCAGCAGGCCCGCCGCATTATGGACCGTCTTGTGGGATATCTGATATCCCCCTTCCTCTGGTCGACGATTCGATACGGCTTGAGCGCCGGCCGGGTTCAGAGTGTGGCCCTTCGAATTGTTGTTGATCGGGAGATCGAAATCCGCGCCTTTGTGCCGCAGGAATATTGGTCGATCACGGCGAACCTGCTCACAGATAAGGGCGGGAAGCTCACCACCAAGCTTCACAAGATCAATGGAAAGAAACCTGAGATCACAAATGAAGAAGAGGCGAAGAACCTTGTTGAAGAGGCCAAAAGTGGTTCCTTTAAAGTCTCTGAACTGAAAACGACGCGCCGCCGGCGTAAGCCATACGCGCCCTACATTACCAGCACTCTTCAACAGGAAGCCTACAAACAACTGAGGTCATCGGCGAAAAAGACGATGATGGTGGCGCAGCAGCTCTACGAAGGGCTCTCCGTCGATGGCGGTGATCCTGTCGGTCTGATCACCTATATGCGAACCGATTCAACCCGGATCTCAGATGAGGCTCTATCGAATGTGCGGGACCTGGTTCAGTCTCAATTCGGTTCCCCGTATCTTCCGAAAGAGGCGAGATTATACCGGCAGAAACAGCGGACACAGGACGCGCACGAGGCGATCCGTCCGACCGATGTGACGAGGACGCCTGATTCCCTGGCCAAGGTCCTCAGCAAGGATCAGCTCTCCCTCTACCGGCTGATTTGGAACCGCTTTGTCGCTTCTCAAATGTCAGATCAGGAATCGGATGTGACAACGGTCGATGTCGCCAACGGCCGCCTTCTCTTCAGAGCTTCGGGCACGCATCTGGTCTTTGACGGATTCACCCGGCTTTACCGGGATACCGAGGAGAACAAGGATGAAGACTCGGTGGATCTTCCGGAATTGCTGGAGGGGGATCCTCTGAAGCTCAAACGACTTGAAAAGAAGCAGCATTTCACCGAGGCGCCGCCGCGTTACACCGAAGCGACGCTGGTCAAGGCTCTCGAGGAAAAGGGGATCGGCCGGCCCTCAACCTACGCCACAATCGTATCCACAATCCTGGCGAGGGATTATGTCAACCGTGACAAGGGACGGTTGCTTCCCACCGATCTCGGAGAAACCGTTGTGAAGCTTCTTATAAAAACCTTTCCCGATATCTTTAACATTGATTTTACCGCAAAGATGGAAGGGGAGCTCGACGGTATCGAGCAGGGGGATGTTGAGTGGGGCCATGTCGTTAAAGATTTCTACGAGCCGTTCCAAAAAGACCTCGCCAAGGCGGAAGAATCCAAAAGCCATCTCAAGGAAGAGATTCAGGAAGAGAGCGATCAGGAATGTGAGAAGTGCGGGGTCAAGATGGTCAAGAAGTTCGGGCGTAATGGACCCTTCCTGGCCTGTCCCAATTATCCTGAATGCCGTTTCACAAAGCCCCTGAGCCCCGATGAGGAACCTCAGAAAACCGATTTCAAATGTGAAAAATGCGGGGCGGCCATGATGCTGCGGCGGGGGCGGTATGGCCGCTTTCTGGCCTGCGAACATTACCCGGAGTGCAAAACGACCCGGGCTGTTCCCACGGGCGTTCCCTGCGCGCGCCCCGATTGTTCCGGTGGACTGGTGGAGAAGCGCAGTCACCGGGGCCGGATTTTCTTTGGGTGCGACCGCTACCCGGATTGCGATTTTGCGGTCTGGGACCGGCCGGTCCCGGTCGAATGTCCGGCCTGCAAAAATCCATTCTTGGTTGAAAAGGAAACAAAAACCCACGGCCCGCATCTCTACTGCCCGCAATGCCGTTTCCGGGGGGATCGGAGTCTTGCCGATGGCATCGTCAAGGAAGGCGTCCTCTAA
- the guaA gene encoding glutamine-hydrolyzing GMP synthase — protein sequence MIIVLDFGSQYNLLIARRIRELGVYSEVHPYNLPASEIAARGATAVIFSGGPGSVTHIALQPDPAVMDLGLPLLGICYGMQVLAHLRKGRVEGSKIREYGKQILRIDRESPLFSGCTEPFQAWMSHGDSVTKRPDGFRVIASTAGLPVAAMEDRETRQFGVQFHPEVTHTPQGSRVLENFVRRIAGTKGDWSLGDFVKASVKRLGEQVGSGSAICGVSGGVDSTVAAVLSHQALGDRLYPVFVDHGLLRKNEAEEVFNFLTGMGLKVKKIEAAGRFFEKLRGITDPESKRRCIGETFIRVFEEEARRIPGLTHLIQGTLYPDVIESQSVKGPSATIKSHHNVGGLPEKMDLKLGEPLRELFKDEVRKVGHLLKIDPLILGRHPFPGPGLAVRILDEVTPEAVTALQEADAIFIEELRRGGVYDDVWQALAVLLPIRTVGVMGDERTYGQVVALRAVTSLDGMTADWVDLPRDVLERTATRIVNSIPSITRVVYDLTSKPPATIEWE from the coding sequence ATGATTATCGTTCTCGACTTCGGGTCGCAATACAATTTGCTTATTGCGCGCCGGATCCGTGAGCTGGGTGTCTATTCGGAAGTTCATCCGTATAACCTGCCCGCCTCCGAGATCGCAGCGCGCGGGGCGACGGCGGTCATCTTTTCCGGAGGACCCGGATCGGTGACCCATATCGCCTTGCAACCCGACCCCGCCGTCATGGACCTCGGCCTGCCTCTGCTCGGGATCTGCTACGGGATGCAGGTTCTGGCCCATCTTCGGAAGGGCCGTGTCGAAGGAAGCAAAATCCGGGAATACGGGAAACAGATCCTTCGCATCGATAGAGAATCCCCACTATTCAGCGGCTGCACAGAACCATTTCAAGCCTGGATGAGTCACGGTGACAGTGTCACGAAACGGCCCGATGGATTTCGAGTCATTGCGTCAACCGCAGGACTCCCCGTTGCGGCGATGGAAGACCGGGAGACACGGCAGTTCGGGGTGCAGTTCCATCCAGAGGTCACGCATACGCCTCAGGGAAGCCGTGTTCTTGAAAATTTCGTGCGCCGGATCGCCGGCACGAAAGGCGATTGGTCATTGGGGGATTTTGTTAAAGCTTCGGTCAAGCGGCTGGGCGAACAGGTCGGGAGCGGTTCGGCTATCTGTGGTGTCAGCGGTGGAGTTGATTCCACCGTGGCGGCGGTTCTCTCACACCAAGCATTGGGGGATCGTCTCTACCCGGTTTTTGTGGATCATGGCCTCCTTCGAAAAAATGAAGCGGAGGAGGTTTTTAACTTTCTGACGGGGATGGGCCTTAAGGTCAAGAAAATCGAGGCGGCCGGCCGGTTTTTTGAAAAACTGAGGGGTATCACCGATCCGGAAAGCAAGCGCCGCTGCATCGGCGAAACATTCATCCGCGTCTTCGAGGAGGAGGCCCGGCGAATACCAGGCCTTACCCATTTGATCCAGGGAACCCTTTATCCGGATGTGATCGAGTCGCAAAGTGTCAAGGGCCCTTCGGCCACGATCAAATCGCACCACAATGTGGGCGGATTGCCTGAAAAGATGGATCTGAAATTGGGGGAACCTCTCCGGGAATTGTTTAAGGATGAGGTCAGAAAGGTCGGCCATTTGTTAAAGATTGACCCCTTGATTCTGGGACGCCATCCCTTTCCCGGTCCGGGCCTGGCCGTTAGAATTTTAGACGAAGTTACACCGGAAGCGGTCACCGCTCTGCAAGAAGCCGACGCGATCTTTATCGAGGAACTTCGCCGGGGGGGAGTTTATGACGATGTTTGGCAGGCCCTCGCCGTGCTGCTTCCCATCCGGACGGTCGGCGTCATGGGGGATGAGAGAACTTATGGGCAGGTTGTCGCCCTTCGCGCTGTGACCAGTCTCGATGGCATGACGGCCGATTGGGTCGATTTGCCCCGCGATGTTCTCGAAAGGACAGCGACACGGATCGTAAATTCGATCCCCAGTATCACGCGGGTTGTTTATGATCTGACTTCAAAGCCGCCTGCCACGATCGAATGGGAATGA